GAGTAAGAAGACCattcattgtttatattttataaaatccttaGAACCACTCAGACGTAATGCGTAACGAACTCAAACTTTTCTTCTATCGTTAAATCCAAATTCTTACTTACCGTCtgaatattgtttcataaaaatgcAACTATAATCCTGAGAATATCACAAccctttataattataaatgcgTATGTATTCAAATTACAGAAGTACAttagataaaactttaaaatacttgaaaCAATTGACTGCAGGGTCATACTAATACGTATAATGAGATGGGCTTTAAAATTTTAACGATGAAAAATATCACTTCTGGTTCTGTCGAGTGGGAGGGGAGGGGGTCATCTcgaaatatcaaactgaagatacgttattagtttagatgtttaatttgcacaacactgatgagacaataaatttaaatgttagtatGTTATATGATGGATACTTTCAAAAATTAGAATCTTGAAACCATATAAGTCTTTGAAAATACATGGGCTTGATTTAGATACACTTCATCCCAATTTTGTGCTGGTCCGAAAAAAATCATGCTTAcccttttaaatataaaatattgagaacAGGAAATTCTGAATCTGTAATAAATTTCACTTACAATGAGAAGAcgtataaaaagtgttataaaaatctGGTTAtcctataaaaatatagtatttggGAAGAAACTAGCAACCCAAAGAGTGATAGTGGAGAGGTACGCTACGTACTGTAGTTATAAACTACAGTTCACGTGCCAGTATATCTTGAAAGTCAAGTTAATCACCAATATACTAGCTAGTATCAAAGAACAACGGTATATAGAATTTTGActgtttgttgtaatttttaggttttatccAATTTTTAATACCaggaatatattaattattttcgtGTAACCAAACTCTTTTTTCCACAATAAAAtgagaatttaaatataactatgtagGTATGTTTctagatttaaatttctttagatGTATAGGGTTTATAAAGTACTAAATGAAAGCAAAAATTCTTGGATTTAGTTTAGGATCGGTTACTATATCGTTggataatgtttaataatattacaatataatatatttaattactacaaaAACACAAAggttcattaatatttttgtataattaatctCAGTAAAGCTTTATCATGATAAGTAGATCAGCAAGTGATTGACAGTACAGATAACTTGGTTATGTCTCATACAATCTCTCGCCTCGCTGACGATGTAAATGTAACTTCGGTCCTGTTAGTTGCCAAGACATGGTGATCTTGATTGCATACCCTCTTTGGTTCAAAGGTACCTCTGTAGGTTAGTGCCATTTGTTAAACTATTAAAAGGCTGAAAACATTAAAAGTAGCTTCTCATGTATTAGACCGAGGTTTtcgcaaaattttcaacaaattctatttaaaaaagcTCAGAAAAAGATAACTTCAGAAGGATTCCACCTCAGACTTGTAAACGCACAAGTAAATGTTGAACCAGTCTGAAAGGTCTTTAGATATAAGTAATGTTTGCGCAAAACAATAACTTTAAGTCCATGCGTAATCAGATGGAAACCAAAAACATGGAAAAGGCTGTACTTTAAGTGGTTAAGACCATAGCTTTCGATGAATCTGAGAACTATACTTGGACTATACTTGGATATTTAACTAACTATAGAAATGATATcgaaaaaaattaacttaccaCATTGTAAAAATCTTTCCCACTTAAAAAATTCACGATAtaactaaaagaatttaaaaattccatcaaattaatattttaaaagcgtAATAGTCGTTGATACCACATATCAAGAAATATACCACAGAAATACCACAAAAAATCAGACGAATTATAATAAGGTTTTCtgtatacagagtgtcccacgggTAACACGACAAAATTGTCTGGtagtttcctctcatcaaaataatgaaaaaagttcatataaacatatgtccggaaacgtTTTGTTAGCaagctacggctagcgaaagattttgccaGGTTTTCTAGGAAAGGGTGGAAAAAAGCGAAACTGATGGTTTTTATGGCGTAAAGGTAgttgttaaatgtattaaatattatgcaaaatgaactgaaaaattgaataaaatacgccTCAGATCTGTCAGACCACCCATTtttgagatatcagacaaaatatgaaaATTCGGCCtcgaaaaacatgttttgtttagatttgaagtacattaattTCGTGTACTCTTGGGGCACTCTTATATTTAACCAGTACATAGTGTTAATAatctttatagtatttaaatctGTTCTTTCCATTCCTTGAAATTGAATATTAGGTTTAGAGAATATTTTTGGTATTAAAACGTAACTTCTAGACAGCGTAAAACCATTTGTGACTAATTTTataagagaataaaatattaatttttctcttaagATTTATcccttatttatgtattttttcaaattacttttcGAATCTTGATTAGCACTCGCTTTTGTAAGTGCGGAAATTTAGTGGAtttcaataaagtaattattacagAAACATACCAGAAGATAAACACAGCAACACTACATtgaattaaaacaattctaattttaattctatttacttgtaatattatCATAATTCTTCCAATCCACCTTATCAAAACATAcacatttaaatgcaaaatttatattttaatataaaaagaatactgtggttaaaaataagtattaaaaccTAGACTCAAAATAATACTTACGATTAAGACAATGTATAGAGACATTGGTCTCACTACGGTACAGAACACTGTAAACGGGGACGTTGAATGTGAGAGAGAAGCGCTTGGGTGTTCGCAGccggtaaaatattttactggcCTCACAGCTGCTCCACACTTTATGGGCGAGAAAGGGTTTAGTCGCCGCTGCCACATTGAGGTAAATTGTGGTTGATTTGTGAGGGAGATTGGTTTCACTGTTAAATTTTTATcgtgaaaaattaaatagatttagtAATTAGTGAGTGTTAGCGAAGACATTTACTCAATAGGTCCATACAATTTATGTCTCTTTGTCTGTTCAcaagatattttgagaacgaactaacctataaattacttaaaagttTTCAAGAAGCTTAATTCCTATAcaagcaacattgagttcaatgatgatgcatTTCACCTCTCATTAGACATGCAATACACTTTCGCCCAACCGCCTTGTATAAATccaattaaacattcaaaaatgcATGGGTTTAGTAAAACGCTCACAAAACATTCGATTTTATTGCTAATGCTACGTAGCTAATGAAACATGTTATAACAtactgtaatttgtattttttgtaaatttttaaaacaagaaattactCTTGgtacaaaacataattataatctaTGATGTTTGGTATAATTTTGTAGggaatttaattctttaagtgGAAAatcttatttcattaatttatctaattttttacaattttacttagatttctgtaaaatgtaacatttgtgTTCTTCTTACACAAATCTTAGCAAACAAGGAAAAAGCGCAAGGGTATAGTATTATACCTTGATTCACATTCTTTTTCTAGggttaatacttatttttataatatatagtatatgttcttttgtttagttttaatacataaactgaattatttgatcccatactaatgtttaaacaaatatttaataacgtatgTCGTCATCACGGTGCAGACGCGATATCAAAACGCCGAtcatgttcatatttttttaaaattaatagatatttctacatagataagtaCGAATTCTATGATAgtgtatgtccaaccatggaattgggATGAGCGTTATTGAAGCACACGGTTGACACaattctcttttgtctgctggagattgtcttatttttaatatgcatGATTAAAATGTAAGTCTGTCCACAAGACATCTTAATATTGCAATGAGCAATAGTACTTAAAAACCTCAGTGAATCCTTATATTGCGTACTTTTCGTTGTGTAAAGTACAGAATTTTCTCTAACCGTTTAAATTTATGATTCAATTTTGCTATTAAACTTTGAacatataagtaattaaaaaaggttttagtttAGTTGATCtagtattacaaatataaactcaAAAACCAGTTAATTTGATAGCCAATATGGAACAGTTCGGTATGAATATAATAAGCAGGTACTATAATTTAAAGGATTcaactatttcaaactaatatagaaataaatttcgtAAACTGAAAAAAgatctaatttataaaaacaattgtgtaaatatttagttgtgaaatacgatattcatgaaaattaagaaaaacttcTCTGGCTTTAGTCAATGGTGATTAACTAACttgttgttaaattaaatgatttataattgatttgtttaaaatatattcactataCCTAGAACATATCTTTTTGCAGTAAACATGTAAAAACACATCTGGAATGTGTTAcgagttaataaatatttcattcagattttaatatgtagttattcataataattaattgttttacatatcAGAATACTCAGTTTAAAATAGTATCAATAGTGAAAGAACGAAcataagaacaaaacaaaaagttGCTACTGTGTATGCAATCCATACGTACACACctcatcaaatttaattaatacaggAGAATACGCTAGTCAGattaaaaatgatataacatataattttacaaactataattTTCAAGTATTGATCAGGTTCTTAGTGTCTCTTAGTGTCACAGTGTAAGAGTattgaaattatgaataaatagataaataaatgaatttattccaactaacatataataaaatcattaaaagtaatGAACTTTGAAATTACCTGGcaacttttaaatgtaatgagGTCAGGGTTACAAACTAAAGGAAGACAAAATAATAGTCCTTATCTAGTCAAATTcgtaaaacatatttcttatcgGCCGAACTGATCTCCGTGGCATCCGCATCAGACGCAGCTGGTAGGTTTATCGCTAAATTGAAGGCTAATCACTTACTGTAGactgataaaaacaaaaacattgtttcttttgATAGCCAGTCTATTGTAggatataagttatattaaatataacttaaaaaagagcgatttcattaaagtaaaaataattattatatactacaTATAGCATAATTTTagttagaattaaataaaaaaccaatcgCAATTGTAGTTTGTTAACAAAAAAGAACAACTCGAATTTATATTGGTAGATTGTTTTATTTCGTAACGCAATAAAAACTTTGATCCGTTGTAGCAAAAAGCATGCTTAAAAACAGATAGATTTTTGGTACTGGGAGAATTTGTCTTTCAACAATTTACTAACAACTTAAATGTGTTCTTAAAATTCcaaatagtatttataaagtaGCTTTATAATAGGCAATATTGATTCTGCCTGGAACAAAAGATGCTATGATAAATCCAACGAACTTACAAactgtaatttttgtttcaacagAGAACAGAGTAACAAAAAGAGTACTCGCCaaaatcaatgtattatattcataattatgtttgtaatttataagtaattaaaactattacattaccTAGTACAATTAGTCAATTGAAGACTTCGCTTAGAATATATCTGTGGAAGTGTTCTATCAAACTATTTACGGAAAGATGGACCGTAATCCAAATTATTACCTTAACAAGTTCTTTGCAAGTTTTGgagcctcaataaagaagtgtctTGATTTTGAACTTTGTCTATAATCAAAGTTATAATCAATTATCATTAAAGATCGTCCGTTGACACCCATGTGAACGAGAATTAGTTTCTGTACCAAGTGCATCGTGAATTGTGTGGAGTACAGGAATAACTCGAAAGGACTGTTTGTTATCTGTGCTGGTGCTTCGGAACTCAGATACTGATGATAAACGGCCGCATATTGGAGGCCAATTAATGATGTCCCACGTTGAATATCAGATAAATTTGTCTTTGACCATCTTGGATCTACCTTGAGGTCTAAAGAACggcaaatattaaaatttagttgaaaAATGAGGGGTTAACATATGTCATGTTTAAAACCTCTAATTTTTTAACGTGTAATAGGTTTAAAAATACCCAACTATCTGATATTTAAGCTAATACCtgtatgaaggaaacaggattttgtcggacatttgccattgttaagtGATACAAAACACGATGCTGGCTAAGtcataggtggttggtcgacgaatgcagacatattgtaAAACTGAACCTGCTGTagctcagttttaataattagtgttgtgtttagttttgtattaagtgcatgttttagagttagtgaagttgacacacaacatggtggttgttattatgacttacgcgtgtcacaacgctctggcatgatttgtttattttaagctagtttgtaattatgtgttaggttagttatttaactgaagaagggatcagattgcaggtctcgaaaggtattgttactggtttttttaatcacggaacgatggcaaatgtccggaaaatcgtgtttccttcacaatcgttccatcgtcaaaaacaagcTAATATGTTTATTGGTAAGCTTTTATTCCCAATGTGTTTAGAAAAGCAAAGTAAGGCGTTTATATAATTGTTAAGCCAAAGTGGCTCATCGAGTagaatatatatcttttatactTCTGTATATAACTTCTACTCagaagttattattaatatggtTTAACTGTCCTCGTGCAAAGCCATTTTCTACGATCCTAGTTATCACCAGAGCTTATGTCTCAAGGTGGCCCGTTGTTTTATAGTTAGAGTTATAGTTATTCTGTGTGATACGTTAAGAGAGAAAACAGCGTTACTCGATATTAGTTCGTAGATATATTGTAACTGATATGCGTTGTGTaacttttgtttgtattattttgtttttaagtgttttaacgGAAGTCAATACTCTAGACATATGTAACAAGAagataattgaaaacatttacaaaataaacaaccaACCAAAATGCGCCCTGGAGACGGTGAGTGTATATACAAGTCCCTtgtctaaaatgaaaataaaggtaTAACTGGTGGTTAAAAtagataaactaaaatataatccCAAAATAATTCGTATAACATTGCACTTAACAAAAGAGAATGAGATAAACTTTTAATAAGTAAACTAATTACCGGTAATGATTACAATATTTGAACGAAAACAGACCTCTTATCTCGTGACCAAACTGTTATGAATGGTGTAAAATACTTTTTGACAATTTGGTGACAAACGATCATAATAAAAtggtataatacaatattaaaaacgtGTTAGTTGGTAATCAAAAGtatgctataaaatataaaccactatttattaattgaaattataaatcaatgatttattcaataataaatgagGAGGATGGCTCATGGGTTAACAGTAATAGTTTATGAATGGTACAACATTTGATAGTTTGCAAATTGCagtttaactttattaacaatgaagttttcatgaattaaaattatataatgaataaataccAGAATTCTGTTATTAATGCAGCTTagagacataaaatataatttttagtactaTACCACTAtatctcacaaaataaaaaattccgaGTGTTTCACAAAAGGGGTAGTGAGTTATCTTGCCTCGTTTTCTATAGGTGAATATACTTGTAGGTCGAAAATTTTCAGtaatacgagtattatttgatTTTCGCTTAGTgtaaccatttacaataaaaaaattgttatgttaaaaaaacctttatatgataaatttatatgataaaatagtgcAGTTATAGAAGCATGCTACGTTGGTTACTGATAGATGAGATGGATTTCCCGTTTCCTGAAgcagaaataaatgtaatatataggTGTTAAAGAGTAGTACTACGTGTGAATCAGTGATAGGTAATAAATGTGCCAGgaatattttaattctgaataCTATCGTAAAATCAAGAAAGATATAAAACAGCTGAATAGTTACTCACAACTAGGTAAAACTGCCCttttaatacaaacttttgtTCTAATTTTGCTCAGGGCTAAACTTTGGGGTTTCAAAAGGACGTGTTAGTGCTGTTCATAtcatcatttgaaatttatacttCAACATCTTCTTCTAAACCGTCATGTGTGGTTTAATCAGTGGTTGCTTTACTTATGATAGCTAATTATATAGAGTGCACTGGAAATCAGACAAGTTTATAGCTTGTTGAAGTTTTTTAGGAGGTCTAATGTCTTTTTGGATGGTTTTATAATCTATTATGGTATTATTAGTTAGATACGACATAAAATAAtaccttataaatattttgagtttattttcggCCTTATTGTATTCTGTTATAGTATTTAGGAAAAAAGCATAATAGTTTGAACACATATAAATATTGCTTGCTCCACTTTTTTCTctattgttttaacaaataagtaaacaaactaattagTGATGTATATTAGCAATATCAATTAATCTAATCGTGTATTCTCCACACTGTTTAAGATATATGCTTTGGGACACACTACCTTTTGGGCACTTCCAAAGGAGAATCTATCGCACAACTCCAGCCTACACTGTATTGAATTTTACTTAGAGAAACCATTCAACAAGTCCACAACTGGTCACCTCACCTACCATTTTTACAATACGTgagtgcaataaaatatttttgcttagaGGGACAATTGCTATGAAGAGCATATTTAAGTCTCAATTAGTATCCAATTTTAATTAAAGGACTGATATCCTACAAAGCAAACGAGGACAACAAAATTGTAATGGTGACAGATCATTTCTAAGACTTGGTAAACTTGAACTATGTTGTAAACTTGAAGTTCTTTTTTGACGATGCAAGGATTGTGTAGGAAACAGGactttcccggacatttgccattcggtgttacaaaaaatctgtaacactaagtttcgaaatatcttcttcaggtaaatcaGTAGATCTTGAAAtatgcctgaagaagagatcagattgcagatctcgaaacgtagtgttactgactttgtATCactgacaaatgtccggaaaatgcTAGTCATtggtttggaaaataaaaaatataatacggAATAACGATGTCTGCCGCGTGGGTTTGAATATTCGATTACAAAAAGAGAGTACCAGGTTTAAAATAGAATTCCAGTGTACGAATGGTGCGATAAACCCACACAGCAATACATGGACACCTCAGCTACAACACTGGACTTGAAGTGTGTAAATCATCCGAAGCAAATGACGGAATGAAGAAGGAGATGCACTTCGGGTACTGGTTTACAGAGTAAAATTGAGTAAACTTCATTACCAATTAGACGGCCTAAATATTACTGCACCGTTTGAAAAAAGGCATCCAACCCACTCGGCCATGCGTAATAATGCTGGTTCCCTATTTCACAGAGGTGGTGCTTTTAAGAGCTGATAGGTTAATACGTTGTCAGGCTGTGATCAATTTCGAGAACAGTCGATTACGCTTCCTGCCACACTAGACTGTTAGAAATGTTcacttaaattttttactgtaacCAATCATTCAtctctaattaaaaattttatcgtGTAGAGTAGATGACTACGGCTACAATAATCTGAGCTTCGGAGCAAATGCTGTatgtcaataaattttaaaaccgtaCTTATTATATAATCAAAAAACATTTTGCTTAGTGTCACAATTTTAGTGTTGGTTACGTGCTAGGGATATTTGATAGGAAAAACGATGAACAAAATATGGACTAAGCTCTCTGAAATCTCACGAAATATGTTTAGTCATTTATAGTTTTCCTGGAACGACATTAATTGCATCTTTCCTGTATTGTTACAGATCCAGAATTGTAAACTACGCCTACCACGACCAGGGGAAAGGGCATGCTGTGGAACTAGGTATAAATAAACATGACTTTAATTGCAGAACCAgtaatttattgaacattaattagGGAGGACACAAGTCCATCACTAGACAACGCAACGCTCCAATTGGCGTTGTATTGTTGTTGCTTCCACGTATTTTGTTGATAGTAAAAagcataattaaaacaattgtattatttttccaaCAATAGTAAGAAGTCAATTAAGGTCATTTTGAACGAAAAACGCTATTAGTAACAATGTAGAATTTGCATGGTGTACTTGCTGTATTGTTTCAACTTAAAAAGCGAGATCCATACACTAACTAATTACTAGTGATATTTTCCTTCCTCCGAGTACTTCTAAGGAGttgattttatatcttaaatgtaaagaaaggGGTGGTTACTACGAAGCTCTACTAAGAAATAGTGGGTGGATCACAAACATCCACcgttattatgtttaatattaccaGCGTCATCGCTTGTGGTTTTAAAACATGATCAGAAATcccaaaagtatatttttggtaTATACTACCGTATGcatattatttaattcagtatATCTCTCATGAAAGCAATAAATTATCGTAGAAAAAGTAACCATTTATATACTATGGTATGTGGAACAGAGTTAAACAACTTTTCTTAATTCATAgaaaaatattactgatttaCCACCTCGCAGAGACCACAGGTGTAAACTTTTTCTCGGGAATGGAAAAGTAGGAAACATCATCATACTCCAAATAGACGGACCTTGGAAACTGGAAGCGGACCCACGTATTCCCAGTACGGGGAGGTaaacttgtaaattaaaacaacgaAGACTGTATATTGGCAAAAATGCGTATTTAGAGAATAAGGATTGTGCAGACCCGACCTAAAACTATTATCATCAACACATgctaacagttatttaaattgaCAATCATATCACGCCAGTCCACGAGTCAACGACCTATCACTCGTTCTCTGTTTCTTGTACACGCGCATTTAGTTCTACACTGCTTGAGCATCTAGTTTAACGCTATCGCTTTAACTAACTAGTTTGCTATGATGTCacttaatttagttatttataggTTACAATGAGGGATCAGTTTGTGAAATGCACCCTCACCAAGTGTAAGTATCCTTCTTAGCTTGGAATAACATCTAGAAGCTACATATCACAGTTAAACGGTATCTTTGAAAGTGGAAAAACCTTCTCAAATGTCGGGAATGTTACAGGTGGAGTTTTATGTTAGagaactaaagaaattaaaataaatacacaactaaaaatttaaaacaaaattataattttttatgtattattagtaattaaaaaaaagaagttgcTAAAAAGGAGTCAAACATTATCGAAAACAATATGGCAATGCCaaatgaaacaacaaaaatacaacacaatcgcaattaaatactaacaaataaAGTCTAAACATTTTATTCTGGTTTTAGGCAAATACCCTGTTATTTAATGCactatatactcgtacattaaaTAGTGCAGTGATATACACATTGTTTATGCTTGGCATGAGTATAGAATGTAAATA
This Homalodisca vitripennis isolate AUS2020 chromosome 3, UT_GWSS_2.1, whole genome shotgun sequence DNA region includes the following protein-coding sequences:
- the LOC124358604 gene encoding uncharacterized protein LOC124358604 isoform X1 → MRCVTFVCIILFLSVLTEVNTLDICNKKIIENIYKINNQPKCALETIYALGHTTFWALPKENLSHNSSLHCIEFYLEKPFNKSTTGHLTYHFYNTSRIVNYAYHDQGKGHAVELDESGYMFHVYGLNIPGMSCYYRCADTIIDGWDYGWDYGWDFGGIEVPIDTQDDPDVLRAVAECKRKLRDVGLSEEFVDITTCSEC
- the LOC124358604 gene encoding uncharacterized protein LOC124358604 isoform X2: MRCVTFVCIILFLSVLTEVNTLDICNKKIIENIYKINNQPKCALETIYALGHTTFWALPKENLSHNSSLHCIEFYLEKPFNKSTTGHLTYHFYNTSRIVNYAYHDQGKGHAVELDGWDYGWDYGWDFGGIEVPIDTQDDPDVLRAVAECKRKLRDVGLSEEFVDITTCSEC